TCCAGCCAATGTACTTCGACTTTGTCTACGGCATATTTCAGCGATAGCCGGTACACGTTTCCTTCCTCTTCATTAGAGGAAAAGAACTCGAATCCCGAATAAAAGATCTTATGCGTTTTGCAGGGGCCGAATGTCTTCTTTTCCGCAGACTTGCGCATGCGCTTGGCGACCACGTCCACCACTTTTTCCGCCATTTTCCGGAATCCAGTGAGCTTTCCGCCTGCGATCGTGATCAAACCTGACTTTGCGAAAAACAATTCGTCTTTGCGACTTAACTGAGAGGGATCTTTTCCAACCTGATGGATCAGCGGTCGGATACCTGCCCAAGAGGATTCGATATGACTTCGGTTGAGCTCTGCCCGCGGAAACATCCGGTTCACGGCTCCCAAGAGGTAATCGACGTCGGCGGAAGTCACTGCGGGATGGTCCAACAATCCGTTGTAATCTGTATCGGTGGTTCCAAAATAGGTCCAATCTCCTCTTGGAATGGCGAAAATCATCCGGCCGTCGCCTACATCAAAATATACTGAATTCTGCACCGGCAACGCTGAAGCAGGCACGACGAGGTGCACGCCTTTGGTATGGTGCATGCGTTTTCCTTCAAGCGACCTGTCCATCTGTCGAATCGCATCCACCCATGGTCCGGCAGCATTGATAACGTACTTCGCTTTGACTTCAAATTGCTCGGAGCCCCTTTTGTCAACGACTTTTGCGCCGACAACTGCCCCGCGCCCGCTGTAACACAACTGCTCCACCTTGGCGTAATTCAAGGCAATCGCACCGTGTTTTACAGCAGTTTTGATGACTTCGATGGTCAATCGCGCATCGTCTGTCCGGTACTCATGGTACAAGCCTGCGCCGAGCAATCCGCCAACCTTGAGCCAGGGTTCAAAATCTGCGGCCTCTTCGCGGGTGAGCATCGTGCGACGTTCGCTTTTGCGCACCCCCGCAAGCCGATCATAGAGCCATAGGCCCCATCGCAGCGCAAATTTGCTGAATGTGCCGCCTTTGACGATGGGCAACAACATCTGCTCCGGATGGACGACATGGCCGGCATTGCGGTGAAGAATGGCCCGCTCTCGCCCCACTTCGCGCACAATCCCGAATTCCAATTGCTTCAGGTAACGCAAGCCACCGTGAATCAGCTTGGTGCTTCGGCTGCTTGTACCGGCTGCAAAATCCTGCATTTCGACCAGGGCAACCTTCATTCCGCGGGTTGCAGCGTCCATCGCGATTCCTGCGCCGGTGATCCCACCGCCGATTACCAGCAAATCCCATTCTTCAGATTGGAGCTTTGCGATCGTTTCTTTGCGTTTTGTCGTGTCTAAGCTCATGCTTCCACCCATCCTTTTGTTCTTGAGACGGCACGAAGCCAACCTTTGTAGAGGAACTCCCGGCGATCGGGCAACATTTCTGGCTCAAAACGGCGTTCCTGATGCCAATTGGCAGAAATTTCATCTTTGGTCCACAATCCGACCCCGATTCCTGCGAGGTAGGCGGCGCCGAGTGCGGTCGTCTCCTGAATCTGCGGGCGCTGAACGGGCACATCGAGCATGTCGGCCTGGAATTGCATGAGGAAGTTGTTGGCAGTAGCGCCACCGTCAACGCGCAATGTTTTGAGTGCAATTGCCGAATCGCTTTGCATGGCTGCCAAGACATCGCGGGTTTGGTAGGCCATGGCTTCCAAAGCGGCGCGCACCATCTCGGCTTTCCCAGTGCCGCGCGTCAATCCAAAAATGGCGCCACGGGCATACATGTCCCAATAAGGCGCAGCGAGTCCGGCAAATGCGGGCACAAAATAAACGCCACCCGTATCGGGAACCTTGGTGGCAAAATACTCCGAATCGCGGCTGTCGTCGATCATGTGCAGCCCATCGCGCAGCCATTGAATGGCGGCCCCAGCGATAAAAACGCTGCCTTCCAAGGCATATTCGGTCTTGCCGGCAATGCGCCAGGCCACGGTCGTGAGCAAACCCGAACGGGATTCAACCCTTTCATTGCCCGTATTCATCAGCATGAAACAGCCGGTACCGTAGGTGTTTTTGACCATTCCCGGATCGAAACAGGCCTGCCCAAACAGCGCAGCCTGCTGATCCCCGGCCACACCCGCAATCGGAATGGACGTACCACCCAGCAAGTCGGGCAGTGTGAAACCAAAATCCCCCGAACTGTCGCGCACTTCGGGCAAAATGGCTGCGGGAATGTCCAGAATTCGGAGAATCTCGGCATCCCATTCGCCTTTTTCAATGTCAAACAACAATGTTCGGCTGGCATTGGAGGCGTCTGTAGCATGTACCTTGCCGCCGGTCAATTTCCAGATCAACCAGGCATCGATGGTCCCGAAGCATAGTTCGCCGGCCGCTGCTCTCGCCTTGGCGCCGGGCACGTTTTCCAGAATCCATTTGAGCTTGGTGCCGGAGAAATAAGCATCCAAAACCAGCCCTGTGCGGGATTTGAACAGGTTTTCATGTCCAGCTGTCTTCAGTTCCTCGCAGATGCTGGCAGTTCGGCGATCCTGCCAAACGATGGCGCGGTGAATGGGCACGCCGGTCATCCGGTCCCAAACCACGGTCGTCTCGCGCTGATTGGTGATGCCGATCGCTGCAATTTCCGCGGGCTGAATGCCTGCCCTTTCGATGGCCTGCCGAATGACCGCAAGCTGATTGCTCCAAATTTCGTCGGCATCGTGCTCGACCCATCCGGGTTGCGGAAAATGCTGCGTAAACTCCTTCTGCCCAACGGCAACCACATTCGCTTGGGCATCAAAAACGATGGCACGGCAGCTCGTGGTTCCCTGATCAATGGCAAGAATGTATTTCTTCATTCGTCGGACATTCCAATTTTCAAGAGGGCAATTTAGGAAATGTTCTTAAATTGGTATGCATAACGAGTATCTAAGAAAATGGAATCAGTTCGCAGTTCGTTCAGCACCCAAGACGGGACCAAGATTTTCTCCCAATACTGGCGCCCGGAAAGCCCACGCGCTGTCGTCGTGCAGGTACACGGCTTGGGCGAACATAGCGGCCGCTACGCGCATGTAGCGGCATTTTTGGGACAGGAGGGCATCGCTTTGTACGCCTTTGACCACCGCGGCCATGGCCGTAGCGACGGCAAACGCGGGCATGTACCTGCCTACGAAAGCTTGATGGAGGAAATCGACTTGGCCTTGGCTGAAGCCGAAAAGCTCTTTCCGGGCCTGCCCAAATTCCTCTATGGCCACAGTTGGGGCGGCAACATCGCATTGAACTACCTCATTCGCCGGCAGCCTAAAATCAAAGCTGCAATCGTGACCGATCCTTGGTTGCACATTCCGCCAGTGCCCGCCTTCAAGGAAAAACTTGGCCGGTTCATGAACAACATCCTGCCGGGATTGACACAAGACAGCGGACTGAAATCCAGCGGATTGAGCCGAGATCCGAAGGTGGTTGCCGCCTATGACAACGACCCGCTTGTACACGGCAAGATTTCGGTGCGGTTGTTTGTGGATTCAGATGCGGCTGCGCATTATGCCTTGGGAAATGCCTCCAAAGTGAATGTGCCGCTGCTGTTGATGCACGGTGGCGACGACCCGATCACCCTCAAATCGGGT
The window above is part of the Bacteroidota bacterium genome. Proteins encoded here:
- the glpK gene encoding glycerol kinase GlpK; the encoded protein is MKKYILAIDQGTTSCRAIVFDAQANVVAVGQKEFTQHFPQPGWVEHDADEIWSNQLAVIRQAIERAGIQPAEIAAIGITNQRETTVVWDRMTGVPIHRAIVWQDRRTASICEELKTAGHENLFKSRTGLVLDAYFSGTKLKWILENVPGAKARAAAGELCFGTIDAWLIWKLTGGKVHATDASNASRTLLFDIEKGEWDAEILRILDIPAAILPEVRDSSGDFGFTLPDLLGGTSIPIAGVAGDQQAALFGQACFDPGMVKNTYGTGCFMLMNTGNERVESRSGLLTTVAWRIAGKTEYALEGSVFIAGAAIQWLRDGLHMIDDSRDSEYFATKVPDTGGVYFVPAFAGLAAPYWDMYARGAIFGLTRGTGKAEMVRAALEAMAYQTRDVLAAMQSDSAIALKTLRVDGGATANNFLMQFQADMLDVPVQRPQIQETTALGAAYLAGIGVGLWTKDEISANWHQERRFEPEMLPDRREFLYKGWLRAVSRTKGWVEA
- a CDS encoding FAD-dependent oxidoreductase, whose protein sequence is MSLDTTKRKETIAKLQSEEWDLLVIGGGITGAGIAMDAATRGMKVALVEMQDFAAGTSSRSTKLIHGGLRYLKQLEFGIVREVGRERAILHRNAGHVVHPEQMLLPIVKGGTFSKFALRWGLWLYDRLAGVRKSERRTMLTREEAADFEPWLKVGGLLGAGLYHEYRTDDARLTIEVIKTAVKHGAIALNYAKVEQLCYSGRGAVVGAKVVDKRGSEQFEVKAKYVINAAGPWVDAIRQMDRSLEGKRMHHTKGVHLVVPASALPVQNSVYFDVGDGRMIFAIPRGDWTYFGTTDTDYNGLLDHPAVTSADVDYLLGAVNRMFPRAELNRSHIESSWAGIRPLIHQVGKDPSQLSRKDELFFAKSGLITIAGGKLTGFRKMAEKVVDVVAKRMRKSAEKKTFGPCKTHKIFYSGFEFFSSNEEEGNVYRLSLKYAVDKVEVHWLDSLFGSNTEAIIVAAGGTDKLSILRSTIRYTIHHEGVMTFSDFFVRRTAMLYFGRKWINDCLPTAKEVFAEVFGPDYDPDPGMVFEREYQSAVEFE
- a CDS encoding alpha/beta hydrolase, whose translation is MESVRSSFSTQDGTKIFSQYWRPESPRAVVVQVHGLGEHSGRYAHVAAFLGQEGIALYAFDHRGHGRSDGKRGHVPAYESLMEEIDLALAEAEKLFPGLPKFLYGHSWGGNIALNYLIRRQPKIKAAIVTDPWLHIPPVPAFKEKLGRFMNNILPGLTQDSGLKSSGLSRDPKVVAAYDNDPLVHGKISVRLFVDSDAAAHYALGNASKVNVPLLLMHGGDDPITLKSGSEAFQKDLKGKNSLKIWPGLLHEIHNEPEQGDVLKMMRDFVLAEM